One window from the genome of Eucalyptus grandis isolate ANBG69807.140 chromosome 7, ASM1654582v1, whole genome shotgun sequence encodes:
- the LOC104453947 gene encoding pentatricopeptide repeat-containing protein At2g02980, chloroplastic — protein sequence MATASPSPLSTSHPPKEDPTSASALSARHHPLSLLPKCNSLKQLKQIQAFALKTHLRHDASVVNKLVSFCTRCPNDASMAHAQKLFDEIPHPDIALFNTMFRGYSRGDDPLRAVALFVRVLSLGLFPDGYSFPSLLKACAGAKALAEGEQLHCFAVKLGLTHNVYVPPTLINMYTECGDVDAARRVFDKISDPCVVTYNSIITGYARSSRPNEALALFREMQASNLRPDDVTVLSVLSSCALLGSLELGKWVHEYVKRHGLDEYVKVNTAVIDMFAKCGSLEDAISVFESMKIKDTQAWSAIIVAYASHGHGSRAISMFEEMVRARVSPDDITFLGLLHACSHTGLVEEGYRFFYDMKNIYGIDPGIKHFGCMVDLLGRAGRLDEAYNFIHELPIKPTPILWRTLLSACSSHNNIDMAKQVIQRIFELEDTHGGDYVVLSNMCARAGKWEEVDLLRKMMNEQGAVKVPGCSSIEVDNVVHEFFSGDGVRSVSTSLRHALDQLIEELKLVGYVPDTSLVCHANMDEKDKEIALRYHSEKLAIAFGLLNTPPGTMIRVVKNLRVCRDCHSAAKLVSLIFSRQIILRDIQRFHHFKDGECSCGNYW from the coding sequence ATGGCGACGGCTTCGCCTTCACCGTTGAGCACGTCGCATCCACCGAAAGAGGACCCGACCTCGGCCTCTGCACTCTCGGCTCGTCATCACCCGCTCTCGCTCTTACCCAAATGCAACTCCTTGAAGCAGCTCAAGCAAATCCAGGCCTTCGCCTTGAAGACCCATCTCCGGCACGACGCCTCCGTGGTCAACAAGCTCGTCAGTTTCTGCACCCGATGCCCGAACGATGCTTCCATGGCCCACGCCCAGAAGCTGTTCGATGAAATTCCCCACCCCGACATCGCCCTCTTCAACACCATGTTCCGCGGGTACTCCCGCGGGGACGACCCGCTTCGGGCGGTGGCGCTGTTCGTGCGGGTCCTGAGTCTCGGCCTCTTTCCCGATGGTTACAGTTTCCCGTCGCTCCTGAAGGCGTGTGCCGGCGCCAAGGCGTTGGCGGAGGGAGAACAGTTGCACTGTTTCGCCGTCAAGCTCGGGTTGACCCACAATGTCTATGTGCCGCCCACTCTTATAAATATGTACACCGAGTGTGGCGACGTGGATGCTGCTCGAAGGGTCTTCGATAAGATATCTGATCCCTGTGTGGTTACGTATAATTCGATTATAACTGGTTATGCTCGGAGTAGCAGGCCCAACGAGGCGTTAGCGTTGTTTCGAGAAATGCAAGCGAGCAATCTGAGGCCTGATGATGTGACCGTCCTGAGCGTTCTTTCATCTTGTGCATTGTTGGGATCATTAGAGCTCGGGAAATGGGTTCACGAGTATGTGAAGAGGCACGGTTTGGATGAGTACGTGAAGGTGAACACAGCGGTGATAGATATGTTTGCAAAGTGCGGGAGTTTAGAGGATGCGATATCCGTGTTTGAGagcatgaagatcaaagatacACAGGCTTGGTCAGCGATAATCGTGGCCTACGCATCGCATGGACATGGCTCCAGAGCAATATCAATGTTTGAAGAGATGGTAAGGGCTCGAGTATCGCCTGATGATATTACTTTTCTGGGGCTGTTGCATGCTTGCAGCCACACTGGATTGGTTGAGGAAGGGTATAGGTTCTTCTACGATATGAAGAACATATATGGGATTGATCCCGGGATCAAGCATTTTGGATGCATGGTGGACTTGCTGGGACGAGCAGGCCGATTAGATGAGGCTTACAATTTCATACATGAGTTGCCAATTAAGCCCACGCCAATACTATGGCGAACATTGCTGTCTGCTTGTAGCAGCCACAACAACATTGATATGGCGAAGCAGGTCATTCAGAGAATTTTCGAACTAGAGGATACCCATGGTGGGGACTATGTGGTTCTATCAAACATGTGTGCTAGAGCTGGCAAATGGGAGGAGGTCGATTTATTAAGGAAAATGATGAACGAACAAGGGGCGGTTAAAGTTCCTGGCTGTAGCTCCATAGAGGTGGACAATGTAGTGCATGAATTCTTTTCAGGGGATGGAGTTCGTTCTGTTTCAACATCTCTGCGCCACGCACTCGACCAGTTAATTGAAGAGCTGAAGCTGGTGGGGTATGTCCCTGATACTTCTCTAGTCTGTCACGCGAACATGGATGAGAAGGACAAAGAGATCGCCCTTAGATATCACAGCGAGAAATTAGCCATCGCTTTTGGCCTTCTAAATACTCCCCCAGGGACGATGATACGCGTGGTCAAGAATCTCCGAGTGTGCAGGGACTGTCACTCTGCTGCCAAACTCGTTTCTCTGATCTTTAGCAGGCAGATTATTCTTAGAGACATTCAACGGTTCCATCATTTCAAAGACGGAGAGTGCTCTTGTGGCAATTACTGGTAG
- the LOC104453948 gene encoding amino acid transporter AVT1I yields METQLDRAPLPHGKGTTFLRTCFNGLNALSGVGILSIPFALSQGGWLSLTFLFLVAILCWYTGLLLQRCMDASPLIKTYPDIGELAFGRKGRAVICVFMYLELYLVAVEFLILEGDNLDKLFPNQEFKLGHSKIGGRQGFVLLASLVVLPTTWLRSLGTLAYLSVGGVLASIILVLCVLWVGAVDGVGFDGEGTLLNWSGIPTTISLFAFCYCGHAVFPTLCNSMKDRSQFSKVLLVCFLTSTATYGSMAALGYLMYGEHLKSQVTLNLPIRKMSSKIAICTTLINPLTKYAVIINPIATALEETCPLRDSRPISMLVRTVIVVSTVIVALVIPFFGYVMAFTGSFLSVTVSILLPCFCYLKIDRGLKKSRIEIGVIVGIILVGLFVGVVGTYSSLKQIMENLRK; encoded by the exons ATGGAGACTCAACTCGATAGAGCACCGCTCCCGCACGGCAAAGGAACCACCTTCCTCCGGACCTGTTTCAATGGCCTCAATGCCTTATCAg GTGTTGGGATACTGTCGATTCCTTTTGCTCTGTCTCAAGGGGGATGGTTGAGCTTGACGTTTCTCTTCCTAGTGGCAATCCTGTGCTGGTACACGGGGTTACTCCTGCAACGTTGCATGGACGCGAGCCCCCTCATCAAGACCTACCCCGACATCGGCGAACTGGCCTTCGGGCGCAAAGGAAGGGCCGTAATATGCGTCTTCATGTACCTCGAGCTCTATCTGGTCGCGGTCGAGTTCCTCATACTCGAAGGCGACAACCTCGACAAGCTGTTCCCTAACCAAGAGTTCAAGTTGGGCCATTCGAAAATCGGGGGCAGGCAAGGGTTTGTCCTGCTGGCCAGCCTTGTGGTCCTGCCGACGACATGGCTGAGAAGCTTGGGTACTCTCGCCTATTTGTCAGTCGGAGGCGTCTTGGCTTCGATTATATTGGTCCTGTGCGTGTTGTGGGTTGGTGCGGTTGATGGTGTGGGGTTTGACGGAGAAGGGACGCTTCTGAATTGGAGTGGAATACCGACTACCATAAGCTTGTTTGCGTTTTGCTATTGTGGCCATGCAGTGTTTCCCACTCTCTGCAACTCCATGAAAGATCGAAGTCAATTCTCAAAG GTACTGCTGGTTTGTTTCCTGACGAGCACCGCCACGTACGGGTCGATGGCGGCCCTGGGCTACCTGATGTACGGCGAGCACCTGAAATCCCAAGTGACGCTGAATCTCCCCATCAGGAAGATGAGCTCCAAGATCGCCATCTGCACTACGCTGATCAATCCCCTCACCAAGTACGCAGTCATCATCAACCCGATCGCGACGGCGCTCGAGGAAACCTGCCCCTTGCGCGACAGCCGGCCCATCAGCATGCTGGTCAGGACGGTCATCGTCGTCAGCACGGTCATCGTGGCGCTGGTTATCCCGTTCTTTGGCTACGTGATGGCGTTCACAGGTTCGTTCCTGAGCGTCACGGTGTCCATACTGTTGCCTTGCTTCTGCTATCTCAAGATCGACAGAGGCTTGAAGAAGAGTAGGATAGAGATCGGAGTTATAGTTGGGATCATATTGGTCGGGCTTTTCGTCGGTGTTGTGGGTACTTATTCTTCTTTGAAACAGATTATGGAAAATTTGAGAAAGTGA
- the LOC104453949 gene encoding probable apyrase 6 isoform X2 has product MRRSNARKAGSNRKSSSAAAAADDDDHRDRRRSSAKGDGDDGRDMDPIKFHLRPSSRSTNLFSRNPKHPPRSNLCLLSSALVALALLLCYAFLSPRGFSILARRKYAIVIDGGSTGTRIHVFSYGIWSGSNAAFDFGENGLASLRVNPGLSAYAEDPEEAGASLAELLGFAKRKVPREFWGETEVRLMATAGMRMLERRVQDQILDSCRKVLRASGFQFQDEWASVITGSDEGVYAWVVANYALGALGGDPRHTTGIIELGGASAQVTFSSSAPLPPEFSRTVKFGNITYNLYSHSFLQFGQNVAFESLKELLLSEEKNLADESHQMGMLVDPCTPKGYSHAEQLKLTPGAVDEKERLLSTFDSKGNFSECRSAAFKLLQKEKDKCAYRQCYIGSTFTPKLQGRFLATENFFHTSKFFGLTQKAVLSDLMLAGEHFCGEDWSILKKRHHLLNEEDLLRYCFSSAYIVAFLHDSLGIALNDDR; this is encoded by the exons ATGCGACGATCGAATGCCCGCAAAGCCGGGAGCAACAGGAaatcctcctccgccgccgccgccgccgacgacgacgaccacCGCGACCGACGCCGCAGCAGCGCCaagggcgacggcgacgacggccgCGACATGGATCCGATCAAGTTCCACCTCCGCCCCAGCTCCCGATCCACCAACCTCTTCTCCCGCAACCCTAAGCACCCTCCCAGATCGAATCTCTGCCTCCTCTCCTCGGCCCTGGTCGCGCTCGCTCTCCTCCTCTGCTACGCGTTCCTCTCCCCTCGCGGCTTCTCGATCCTCGCGAGGAGGAAGTACGCGATCGTGATCGACGGCGGCAGCACGGGGACGCGGATACACGTCTTCAGCTACGGGATCTGGAGCGGAAGCAATGCGGCCTTCGATTTCGGGGAAAACGGGCTGGCGTCGCTGCGGGTTAATCCGGGGTTGTCGGCGTACGCGGAGGATCCGGAGGAGGCGGGCGCCTCGCTGGCCGAGCTGCTTGGGTTCGCGAAGCGGAAGGTGCCGAGGGAATTCTGGGGAGAGACCGAGGTCCGGCTAATGGCGACGGCTGGGATGCGGATGCTCGAACGGCGCGTCCAGGATCAGATCCTCGACTCATGCCGGAAGGTTCTACGCGCGTCGGGATTCCAGTTCCAGGATGAGTGGGCTTCGGTTATTACAG GTTCTGATGAAGGGGTGTACGCTTGGGTGGTTGCTAATTATGCACTCGGTGCTCTTGGGGGTGATCCACGGCACACTACTGGCATTATTGAACTTGGCGGGGCTTCTGCTCAG GTTACCTTTTCATCAAGTGCGCCACTACCTCCTGAATTTTCAAGAACTGTAAAATTTGGAAACATCACATACAACCTCTACAGCCACAGCTTTCTTCAATTTGGCCAG AATGTTGCATTTGAGTCGTTGAAAGAACTGCTACTTTCTGAAGAAAAGAATTTGG CTGATGAGTCTCATCAAATGGGGATGTTAGTTGATCCTTGCACTCCAAAAGGGTACTCTCATGCCGAGCAATTGAAGCTCACACCAGGTGCAGTGGATGAGAAAGAGAGACTCTTGTCCACTTTTGATTCCAAGGGCAACTTCTCAGAGTGCAGATCTGCCGCCTTTAAACtattacaaaaggaaaaag ATAAGTGTGCTTATCGGCAATGCTACATAGGATCAACTTTCACGCCCAAGCTTCAAGGGAGATTTCTTGCTACAGAAAATTTTTTCCATACGTCAAAG TTCTTTGGGTTGACACAAAAAGCAGTTCTTTCTGATTTGATGTTGGCCGGGGAACATTTTTGTGGAGAGGATTGGTCAATCTTGAAGAAGAGACATCATTTGCTCAATGAGGAAGACTTACTCCGCTACTGCTTCTCTTCAGCCTATATTGTAGCCTTCCTTCATGATAGTCTTGGGATTGCTTTGAATGATGATAG GTAG
- the LOC104453949 gene encoding probable apyrase 6 isoform X1, whose translation MRRSNARKAGSNRKSSSAAAAADDDDHRDRRRSSAKGDGDDGRDMDPIKFHLRPSSRSTNLFSRNPKHPPRSNLCLLSSALVALALLLCYAFLSPRGFSILARRKYAIVIDGGSTGTRIHVFSYGIWSGSNAAFDFGENGLASLRVNPGLSAYAEDPEEAGASLAELLGFAKRKVPREFWGETEVRLMATAGMRMLERRVQDQILDSCRKVLRASGFQFQDEWASVITGSDEGVYAWVVANYALGALGGDPRHTTGIIELGGASAQVTFSSSAPLPPEFSRTVKFGNITYNLYSHSFLQFGQNVAFESLKELLLSEEKNLADESHQMGMLVDPCTPKGYSHAEQLKLTPGAVDEKERLLSTFDSKGNFSECRSAAFKLLQKEKDKCAYRQCYIGSTFTPKLQGRFLATENFFHTSKFFGLTQKAVLSDLMLAGEHFCGEDWSILKKRHHLLNEEDLLRYCFSSAYIVAFLHDSLGIALNDDRIAFSNQVGSVPLDWALGAFILQATGATDVEQPSWPFTVVNNHSPILLSLLAILIISMFISWIISKWRKPQVKIIYDLEKGRYTVTRVNRS comes from the exons ATGCGACGATCGAATGCCCGCAAAGCCGGGAGCAACAGGAaatcctcctccgccgccgccgccgccgacgacgacgaccacCGCGACCGACGCCGCAGCAGCGCCaagggcgacggcgacgacggccgCGACATGGATCCGATCAAGTTCCACCTCCGCCCCAGCTCCCGATCCACCAACCTCTTCTCCCGCAACCCTAAGCACCCTCCCAGATCGAATCTCTGCCTCCTCTCCTCGGCCCTGGTCGCGCTCGCTCTCCTCCTCTGCTACGCGTTCCTCTCCCCTCGCGGCTTCTCGATCCTCGCGAGGAGGAAGTACGCGATCGTGATCGACGGCGGCAGCACGGGGACGCGGATACACGTCTTCAGCTACGGGATCTGGAGCGGAAGCAATGCGGCCTTCGATTTCGGGGAAAACGGGCTGGCGTCGCTGCGGGTTAATCCGGGGTTGTCGGCGTACGCGGAGGATCCGGAGGAGGCGGGCGCCTCGCTGGCCGAGCTGCTTGGGTTCGCGAAGCGGAAGGTGCCGAGGGAATTCTGGGGAGAGACCGAGGTCCGGCTAATGGCGACGGCTGGGATGCGGATGCTCGAACGGCGCGTCCAGGATCAGATCCTCGACTCATGCCGGAAGGTTCTACGCGCGTCGGGATTCCAGTTCCAGGATGAGTGGGCTTCGGTTATTACAG GTTCTGATGAAGGGGTGTACGCTTGGGTGGTTGCTAATTATGCACTCGGTGCTCTTGGGGGTGATCCACGGCACACTACTGGCATTATTGAACTTGGCGGGGCTTCTGCTCAG GTTACCTTTTCATCAAGTGCGCCACTACCTCCTGAATTTTCAAGAACTGTAAAATTTGGAAACATCACATACAACCTCTACAGCCACAGCTTTCTTCAATTTGGCCAG AATGTTGCATTTGAGTCGTTGAAAGAACTGCTACTTTCTGAAGAAAAGAATTTGG CTGATGAGTCTCATCAAATGGGGATGTTAGTTGATCCTTGCACTCCAAAAGGGTACTCTCATGCCGAGCAATTGAAGCTCACACCAGGTGCAGTGGATGAGAAAGAGAGACTCTTGTCCACTTTTGATTCCAAGGGCAACTTCTCAGAGTGCAGATCTGCCGCCTTTAAACtattacaaaaggaaaaag ATAAGTGTGCTTATCGGCAATGCTACATAGGATCAACTTTCACGCCCAAGCTTCAAGGGAGATTTCTTGCTACAGAAAATTTTTTCCATACGTCAAAG TTCTTTGGGTTGACACAAAAAGCAGTTCTTTCTGATTTGATGTTGGCCGGGGAACATTTTTGTGGAGAGGATTGGTCAATCTTGAAGAAGAGACATCATTTGCTCAATGAGGAAGACTTACTCCGCTACTGCTTCTCTTCAGCCTATATTGTAGCCTTCCTTCATGATAGTCTTGGGATTGCTTTGAATGATGATAG GATTGCATTTTCTAATCAGGTAGGGAGTGTCCCTCTGGACTGGGCCCTCGGAGCTTTCATCTTGCAGGCCACAGGTGCTACGGATGTAGAGCAGCCCAGCTGGCCCTTCACCGTTGTCAATAATCACTCACCCATCCTACTCTCATTACTTGCTATTCTGATAATATCCATGTTCATCTCATGGATCATATCAAAGTGGAGGAAGCCTCAAGTAAAGATCATTTATGACTTAGAGAAGGGACGGTATACAGTGACTCGGGTGAACAGGAGTTGA